A single window of Bacteroidota bacterium DNA harbors:
- a CDS encoding T9SS type A sorting domain-containing protein produces the protein MKNIKTFVFSAIILLPVITILQDLSPRFKKNFDFRPSEWFHSQRSYPNADFPLESYHKALQAKESMEVSSDAISSAAWEAVGPSNIGGRITALVIDPADTNTIVLGAAAGGIFKSTNGGASWTPKTDQWKSLSIGAMAMDPNNPNIIYCGTGEANISTDSYAGFGMLKSTDKGDTWFMSGLENSRHIGEIKVHPSNSNLVFAAVSGGLYSKSPDRGVYRSTNAGASWEKVLYVSDSTSAIDVEVDPDDVNIVYAAMWERLRSPSYRKAAGASTALYRSSDGGATWTKSITGLPVNNNRLGRISIAVAPSDPNFVYALYKSSTNPNGNDHNFYGFYKSTNRGVSFSRMPDGILPGEFSGFGWYFGQLDVSPVDPNKVYLGEVDVLYTANGGSSWENITNSYSSTTWDEQHPDHHTLWINPFNSNNIIVGNDGGVFKTWQGRDRWYKLKDLPISQFYAIEVDYLNPARVLGGTQDNGTIMTRSGGIDNWEEIYGGDGFHCKVDPTNSMVIYACYQNGGLGRSDDGGNFFSGITSGLDLSRSNWSSPYILDPVTPQTVYFGSYKLHKSTNKGDTWTTISPDLTKGANGVLGTITAVSAAPYIGSRVLVTGANDGKVSVSTNDGGTWTDRTGTLPNRYVTDVVVDKVQPKRIFVTLSGYNRDLTNPHVFMSTNFGETWTDISGNLPDVPVNSLIIDQQRDSVLFIGTDVGVFFTKNLGANWYVAGTGLPNSPVFDIVYHAPTQMLYAGTHGRSIFALDVSVLTGIEEKGTNPVSFELKGNYPNPFNPSTKIEFSVASRGNYTLTVFNANGEEVATLLNGEFGPGKCSAQFSGNGYTSGVYFYRLQGMGKTATGKMVLIK, from the coding sequence ATGAAAAATATAAAAACTTTTGTTTTTTCCGCTATAATTCTGCTTCCTGTGATCACAATTTTACAGGATTTGAGTCCCAGGTTCAAGAAAAATTTTGATTTTAGACCATCCGAGTGGTTTCACAGCCAAAGATCTTATCCAAATGCTGATTTCCCTCTTGAAAGTTACCATAAGGCTCTGCAGGCAAAAGAGAGTATGGAAGTGTCGTCTGACGCCATTTCCTCTGCTGCGTGGGAAGCGGTGGGACCATCCAATATTGGAGGCAGAATCACCGCTTTGGTAATCGATCCGGCAGACACAAACACGATAGTTTTGGGTGCTGCAGCGGGCGGGATATTTAAGAGTACAAATGGAGGAGCGAGTTGGACTCCGAAGACCGACCAGTGGAAATCGCTTTCAATCGGTGCGATGGCGATGGATCCGAACAATCCAAACATCATATACTGCGGAACGGGCGAAGCGAATATCAGTACCGATTCATATGCAGGATTCGGGATGCTGAAATCGACTGACAAAGGGGATACCTGGTTTATGTCGGGTCTCGAAAACTCAAGGCATATTGGTGAAATCAAGGTGCACCCATCCAATTCGAATCTTGTTTTTGCGGCAGTCAGTGGCGGGCTTTATTCAAAATCGCCGGACAGAGGGGTTTACCGCTCGACCAATGCAGGCGCAAGCTGGGAGAAAGTGCTTTATGTCTCCGACTCCACTTCTGCAATAGATGTTGAGGTCGATCCCGACGATGTAAATATAGTTTACGCAGCCATGTGGGAGAGATTGAGAAGCCCTTCATATAGAAAAGCAGCGGGAGCAAGCACCGCACTTTACAGGTCAAGTGACGGTGGTGCCACATGGACAAAGAGTATTACCGGTTTGCCAGTCAATAACAACAGGCTGGGGCGGATAAGCATCGCTGTTGCACCATCCGACCCAAATTTTGTATATGCCCTTTATAAATCGTCGACCAATCCCAACGGAAACGACCACAATTTTTACGGATTCTACAAATCGACCAACCGCGGGGTATCTTTCAGCAGGATGCCCGACGGTATACTTCCGGGTGAATTTTCCGGTTTCGGCTGGTATTTTGGTCAGCTTGATGTCTCACCGGTTGATCCGAACAAAGTATATCTTGGTGAGGTTGATGTGCTCTATACTGCAAACGGTGGATCGTCGTGGGAGAACATTACAAACTCTTATTCATCTACAACCTGGGACGAACAGCATCCCGATCACCACACACTTTGGATCAATCCCTTCAATTCAAACAACATCATTGTGGGAAATGACGGCGGAGTATTCAAGACCTGGCAAGGAAGAGACAGATGGTATAAGCTTAAGGACCTGCCGATTTCGCAGTTTTATGCGATAGAAGTTGATTATCTGAATCCCGCCAGAGTTCTTGGTGGTACTCAGGATAATGGCACTATCATGACCCGAAGTGGTGGCATCGACAACTGGGAAGAGATTTACGGTGGTGACGGTTTCCACTGTAAAGTTGACCCCACGAACTCGATGGTGATTTATGCATGCTACCAGAATGGCGGTTTGGGCAGAAGTGACGATGGCGGGAATTTCTTCTCGGGAATTACGAGTGGACTCGATCTTAGCAGGAGCAACTGGTCTTCACCTTATATTCTCGATCCAGTGACACCGCAGACAGTTTATTTCGGAAGCTACAAACTGCACAAATCGACCAACAAGGGAGACACCTGGACTACGATCAGTCCTGACCTGACTAAAGGTGCAAATGGTGTCCTCGGAACGATCACAGCGGTTTCTGCAGCCCCTTATATCGGTTCGAGGGTACTCGTCACAGGTGCGAACGACGGAAAAGTTTCTGTTTCCACCAATGATGGAGGTACATGGACTGACAGAACAGGTACACTTCCCAACAGATATGTTACAGATGTTGTGGTTGATAAAGTGCAACCGAAAAGAATATTCGTTACACTCAGCGGTTACAACAGGGATTTGACCAACCCGCATGTTTTTATGTCAACAAATTTTGGAGAAACCTGGACGGATATCTCGGGAAATCTCCCCGATGTGCCGGTGAATTCACTGATAATAGATCAGCAGAGGGATTCCGTTTTGTTTATCGGTACCGATGTCGGTGTGTTTTTTACAAAGAATCTTGGTGCAAACTGGTATGTTGCGGGAACGGGTTTGCCCAATTCCCCTGTTTTTGATATTGTGTATCATGCACCGACTCAAATGTTATACGCGGGAACACACGGCAGGTCTATTTTCGCTCTGGATGTTTCGGTTCTTACCGGTATTGAAGAAAAAGGAACAAACCCTGTCAGTTTTGAGTTGAAAGGGAACTACCCCAATCCCTTTAATCCATCCACAAAGATTGAATTTTCTGTGGCATCACGGGGGAACTACACTCTTACCGTTTTTAACGCCAATGGTGAAGAAGTGGCAACCCTTTTGAACGGAGAATTTGGGCCGGGAAAATGTTCCGCTCAGTTTTCAGGGAATGGATACACTTCTGGAGTCTATTTCTACAGGCTTCAGGGAATGGGAAAGACGGCAACAGGAAAAATGGTGCTCATAAAATAG
- the hflX gene encoding GTPase HflX, whose product MIDIKVKKTERAILVGVRVGQTPRETVQEHIDELEELLATAGGDAIIKITQERQRLDVAYYVGKGKAYEILDLIEPNEIDLIIFDDDLSTVQVRNLSNLFNKKVVDRSGLILDIFASRARTKEAKTQVELAQLKYMLPRLTRAWTHLSKQYGGIGTKGPGETQIETDRRIIRDRIAMLTDKLKEIESNRETQTKNRKEMVKVSLVGYTNAGKSTIFNLLTESDVFAEDKLFATLDSTTRVFQVDKTHTTLLSDTVGFIRKLPAHLVASFKSTLNEVRDADILLHIIDITHPFYEDHISVVNQTLKDLHFEDKVLIHVFNKVDILEERDRIEYVNRKYENTVIVSAKRGFQIEELKSMVTNIIEEKFGDEVIELDYAQSGLVSSIHNLAKVNDLKYEDDRIVVKYRADKVNSEKIKRLVG is encoded by the coding sequence TTGATAGATATAAAAGTAAAAAAGACTGAACGGGCCATATTAGTCGGTGTCCGGGTCGGTCAGACACCCCGCGAGACGGTTCAGGAGCACATAGATGAACTTGAAGAGCTTCTCGCAACAGCCGGTGGTGATGCAATCATCAAGATAACACAGGAGCGGCAACGGCTCGATGTGGCTTACTATGTCGGCAAAGGAAAAGCATATGAAATACTTGACTTGATCGAGCCAAACGAGATTGATCTGATCATTTTCGATGATGATCTTTCGACTGTTCAGGTAAGAAATCTGAGTAATCTGTTCAATAAAAAAGTTGTGGACAGAAGCGGACTCATCCTGGATATTTTTGCCTCGAGAGCCCGTACAAAGGAAGCCAAAACGCAGGTGGAGCTTGCACAATTGAAGTATATGCTCCCCCGGCTGACAAGGGCATGGACTCACCTTTCGAAGCAGTATGGTGGAATTGGTACCAAAGGACCGGGTGAAACACAGATTGAGACTGACCGCCGTATTATCCGTGACCGTATTGCGATGCTGACCGACAAGTTGAAAGAAATTGAGTCGAATCGTGAAACCCAAACCAAAAACCGGAAGGAAATGGTGAAAGTCTCGCTTGTTGGTTATACAAATGCGGGAAAATCAACAATTTTTAATCTCCTGACAGAGTCGGATGTTTTTGCAGAGGATAAGCTGTTCGCCACGCTCGATTCAACCACGAGAGTGTTTCAGGTGGATAAAACCCATACCACACTTTTGAGTGATACGGTTGGTTTCATCAGAAAACTGCCTGCACATCTTGTTGCATCTTTTAAGAGTACGCTTAATGAAGTGCGGGATGCAGATATTTTGCTGCACATCATTGATATAACTCATCCGTTTTACGAAGATCATATAAGTGTGGTCAATCAGACGCTTAAAGACCTCCACTTCGAAGACAAGGTACTGATTCATGTATTCAACAAGGTGGATATTCTTGAAGAACGCGACCGAATTGAGTATGTGAACAGGAAATATGAAAACACCGTAATTGTTTCCGCAAAACGGGGATTCCAGATTGAGGAGTTAAAATCGATGGTGACAAATATCATCGAGGAAAAATTTGGCGATGAGGTGATCGAACTCGATTATGCACAGTCGGGGCTCGTTTCATCCATCCACAATCTTGCAAAAGTAAACGACCTGAAGTACGAAGATGACAGAATTGTCGTAAAGTACCGGGCGGACAAAGTTAATTCAGAGAAAATAAAGAGGTTGGTGGGGTAA
- a CDS encoding TraB/GumN family protein: MFKNETNSLSNRTFFSFFFPSPFRRGVRGEVRGSFALFAFFVVSLTSGCRPQTPTTDILHTVERNGSTFHILGSMHLGKGFVLSDSVKKIIESVDQVIFEIDMKEMTDQTAAIKLMPLMMLPDGKTLEDIFPVERIATLRTKYTKAGVAWMIVEKQKPLFGAITAIGYAAMKQGIQADKGTENLVYEYSQKFSKPTSGFETMRFQMGLFDSVSYDMQYEIAISTLDQLDSLKGDLSALLAAFQGGDPKELEKYLKTGFGEGEDLFNRVFLVNRNRDWAIKIEELSKQKKKFLVVVGAGHLVGDGSLLQFLKME, from the coding sequence ATGTTTAAAAACGAAACAAATTCCTTGTCGAACCGCACATTTTTTTCATTCTTCTTCCCCTCTCCTTTTAGGAGAGGGGTCAGGGGTGAGGTCCGAGGTTCCTTTGCGCTCTTTGCGTTCTTTGTGGTTTCCCTTACTTCGGGTTGCCGTCCGCAGACGCCGACCACTGACATTCTGCATACGGTTGAGAGGAACGGGAGCACATTCCATATTTTGGGGAGTATGCATTTGGGGAAGGGATTTGTTTTGTCGGATAGTGTGAAAAAGATTATTGAATCGGTTGATCAGGTGATATTTGAGATTGACATGAAGGAGATGACGGATCAGACTGCTGCAATTAAGTTGATGCCGTTGATGATGCTGCCGGATGGTAAAACGCTTGAGGATATCTTCCCGGTTGAAAGGATTGCAACACTTCGAACAAAATATACAAAAGCGGGTGTAGCGTGGATGATTGTTGAGAAGCAGAAGCCGTTGTTTGGTGCGATTACTGCAATTGGATATGCGGCTATGAAACAGGGAATTCAGGCTGACAAGGGGACGGAAAACCTGGTGTATGAGTATTCTCAGAAGTTCTCGAAACCGACTTCGGGATTTGAGACGATGCGGTTTCAGATGGGGTTGTTCGACAGTGTCAGTTACGATATGCAATACGAGATTGCCATTTCCACTTTGGATCAACTGGATTCATTGAAGGGGGATCTTTCGGCACTTCTGGCGGCATTTCAGGGAGGTGATCCAAAAGAGCTCGAAAAGTACCTGAAAACGGGTTTTGGCGAGGGAGAGGACTTGTTTAACCGCGTTTTCCTGGTGAATCGGAACAGGGACTGGGCAATAAAGATAGAGGAACTTTCGAAGCAAAAGAAAAAATTTCTTGTTGTGGTGGGTGCCGGGCATCTTGTGGGGGATGGGAGTTTGCTGCAGTTTTTGAAAATGGAATAA
- the wecB gene encoding UDP-N-acetylglucosamine 2-epimerase (non-hydrolyzing): MKKILLVVGARPNFMKVAPVYKEFKKHPEKIDVRLCHTGQHYDVKMSDVFFQQLGIPEPDYYLGVGSGSHAVQTANIMIEFEKVCLEMVPDVVLVAGDVNSTIACGLVAVKLGIKLGHIEAGLRSFDRAMPEEVNRLLTDAISDYLFVTEKSGMENLRNEGVPEEKIFFTGNCMIDTLVSFLPEVEKAATSAKLGVVTGEYLLLTFHRPANVDTKEFFISLKEFVERYGADNRIVFPIHPRTRTNMEKFGITIDNPNLILTEPLGYLEFLHMMRHAKAVITDSGGVQEETTYLGVPCITVRDNTERPITVEVGTNILAGTDFKNVFSTLDDLMAGKIKRGQIPDLWDGRAASRVVEVFL; the protein is encoded by the coding sequence ATGAAGAAGATACTGCTTGTTGTTGGTGCCAGACCGAATTTTATGAAGGTGGCGCCCGTATATAAAGAATTTAAGAAGCATCCTGAGAAAATTGATGTGCGGCTGTGTCATACGGGTCAGCATTATGATGTGAAAATGTCGGATGTCTTTTTTCAGCAGTTGGGGATACCCGAACCCGATTATTATCTGGGTGTTGGAAGTGGGTCCCATGCGGTTCAGACCGCGAATATCATGATAGAATTTGAAAAAGTTTGTTTGGAAATGGTGCCTGATGTGGTGCTGGTTGCAGGTGATGTGAACTCAACGATTGCATGCGGACTTGTTGCCGTAAAGCTTGGCATAAAACTTGGACATATTGAAGCAGGTCTGAGGAGTTTCGACCGCGCTATGCCCGAGGAGGTGAATCGCCTTCTTACAGATGCTATATCCGATTATCTCTTTGTAACCGAAAAAAGCGGTATGGAGAACCTCAGAAATGAGGGAGTTCCTGAAGAGAAAATATTTTTTACTGGAAATTGCATGATCGATACACTGGTAAGTTTTCTTCCCGAGGTTGAAAAAGCCGCCACCTCTGCAAAACTTGGTGTAGTGACGGGCGAATATCTCCTCCTGACTTTCCACCGTCCTGCGAATGTTGATACTAAAGAGTTTTTTATCAGCCTGAAAGAGTTTGTTGAGCGATACGGAGCGGATAACAGGATTGTCTTCCCGATTCATCCCCGAACAAGAACAAACATGGAGAAGTTTGGTATCACCATCGACAATCCAAATTTGATTTTAACCGAACCGCTCGGATATCTTGAGTTTCTTCATATGATGCGACATGCAAAGGCAGTGATTACCGACAGCGGTGGCGTACAGGAAGAGACAACTTATCTCGGTGTGCCTTGTATTACTGTCAGGGATAATACGGAACGGCCCATAACTGTGGAAGTTGGAACGAATATACTTGCAGGGACAGATTTCAAAAATGTCTTCTCGACTTTGGATGACTTGATGGCAGGGAAGATAAAGCGAGGGCAAATCCCGGATTTGTGGGATGGTCGCGCTGCCTCCAGAGTTGTTGAAGTTTTCTTGTAG
- a CDS encoding prolyl oligopeptidase family serine peptidase — protein MSPNIIQREIIDLPEKQLQMLRSGWGSAAIDDTIVEAIVYLSDGYEVQGYIAYPKEVAENRSSEVATGEVTEPRSHEVTTSPLTPLLKGEGKKNKLTDQDSLTSLPPDQNSVSASDESPIASLLSNKSSYINLPSPLRRGVGGEVLPCIIWNRGGSKERGAIDRFTAKGMFGQLASWGFVVFASSYRASFNDDLNDEFGGSDVDDILNLMEIAKDIPFADTSRWAMEGWSRGGMMTYLALRKRHDIKAAIISGGITDVAECCTHVPRIKVTLQQLAETEGMDAYEKRSAINFADELPKDCKYLLLHGTKDDTIPPTQAIKISEKFLELGVFFRLVLLEETDHFLKGKKKEVDALRREWLLKYVK, from the coding sequence ATGAGTCCAAATATAATCCAAAGAGAGATAATAGACCTTCCCGAAAAGCAGTTGCAGATGCTCCGCTCCGGCTGGGGTTCCGCCGCCATCGATGATACAATAGTAGAAGCCATCGTGTATCTGTCTGACGGGTATGAAGTGCAGGGATATATTGCGTATCCGAAGGAAGTAGCGGAGAATCGAAGTAGCGAAGTAGCGACCGGAGAAGTCACAGAGCCACGAAGTCACGAAGTCACGACCTCACCCCTGACCCCTCTCCTAAAAGGAGAGGGGAAGAAGAACAAATTGACTGACCAAGATTCCTTAACTTCGTTGCCACCCGACCAAAATTCTGTTTCGGCTTCTGATGAATCTCCCATAGCCTCTTTACTCTCTAATAAATCTTCTTACATAAACCTCCCCTCTCCTCTTAGGAGAGGGGTCGGGGGTGAGGTCCTCCCTTGTATCATCTGGAATCGCGGTGGCTCAAAGGAACGGGGTGCCATCGACAGATTTACGGCGAAGGGAATGTTTGGACAACTTGCATCATGGGGATTTGTTGTCTTCGCATCCTCCTACCGTGCATCATTTAATGATGATTTAAACGATGAATTTGGCGGAAGTGATGTGGATGATATCCTCAATCTTATGGAAATTGCGAAAGATATCCCGTTTGCCGACACTTCCCGCTGGGCGATGGAAGGATGGAGTCGCGGTGGAATGATGACATACCTCGCCCTCCGGAAAAGGCACGATATAAAAGCTGCGATTATCTCGGGTGGAATAACAGATGTAGCCGAATGTTGTACACATGTCCCAAGAATCAAGGTGACACTTCAACAACTCGCGGAAACAGAAGGAATGGATGCATATGAAAAGCGCTCCGCAATAAACTTCGCCGATGAACTTCCCAAAGACTGCAAATACCTCCTCCTGCACGGCACAAAAGATGATACCATCCCGCCAACCCAGGCAATAAAAATATCAGAAAAATTCCTGGAACTGGGGGTTTTCTTCCGCCTCGTCCTCCTCGAAGAAACCGATCACTTCCTCAAAGGCAAAAAGAAAGAAGTAGATGCTCTCCGCCGGGAATGGTTGCTAAAATATGTTAAATAG
- a CDS encoding DinB family protein yields MNTQIDDLFNDLKELLNDSIKIVNEHFIGLSETQINWKPEKKKWSIAECLDHIAIAYRSYGKELDRVFADPKPSTGHLMFRTSLTGGIFIKTMHPESPVKVPNPSASNPTQGTLTRKVFDDFLTAHNGLAELVEKSKTLDLHGNKITSPFSSLMKFSLGEVLLVLTYHEKRHILQAKRVMANPGFPI; encoded by the coding sequence ATGAATACTCAAATTGATGATTTATTCAATGACCTCAAAGAATTATTGAACGATTCGATTAAGATCGTGAATGAACATTTTATCGGCTTAAGCGAAACTCAAATCAACTGGAAGCCCGAGAAAAAGAAGTGGAGCATTGCTGAATGTCTCGACCATATCGCTATTGCCTACAGAAGCTATGGTAAAGAACTAGACCGGGTTTTTGCCGACCCGAAACCCTCGACGGGGCATCTGATGTTCCGGACTTCCCTCACCGGTGGAATTTTTATTAAAACAATGCACCCCGAATCACCCGTAAAGGTGCCAAATCCTTCAGCTTCCAACCCCACACAAGGAACACTTACACGAAAAGTCTTCGATGATTTCCTCACCGCTCACAACGGTCTCGCAGAACTGGTGGAAAAAAGCAAAACCCTCGACCTCCATGGCAATAAAATCACTTCACCATTCTCATCTCTGATGAAATTCTCTCTCGGCGAAGTGCTGCTCGTTCTCACCTATCACGAGAAGCGGCATATACTCCAGGCAAAAAGAGTAATGGCGAATCCGGGGTTCCCGATTTAA
- a CDS encoding GxxExxY protein — MLYGDLTEDIIGAFYDVNNSLGHGFLERVYENALALELRSVGMIIEQQKPIKVYYKKQIVGEYFADIIVNDLVILELKVVDKILREHEAQLLNYLRATDIEVGLLLNFGTNAEFRRKYYTNDRKGRKID; from the coding sequence ATGTTGTATGGAGACTTAACAGAAGATATTATTGGCGCTTTTTATGATGTGAATAATTCGCTCGGACATGGTTTCTTGGAGAGAGTTTATGAAAATGCATTGGCGCTTGAGCTACGAAGTGTTGGAATGATTATTGAGCAACAGAAACCAATTAAAGTGTATTACAAAAAACAGATTGTGGGTGAATATTTTGCAGATATTATTGTAAATGATTTGGTGATTCTTGAGCTCAAGGTTGTTGATAAAATACTCCGTGAGCATGAAGCCCAATTACTTAACTATCTACGAGCAACCGATATTGAAGTGGGTTTACTTTTGAATTTTGGTACCAATGCAGAGTTCAGAAGGAAATATTATACTAACGACCGTAAGGGCAGAAAAATCGATTAA
- a CDS encoding M14 family metallopeptidase, with protein MPYHNNENIGEQWLTRFEKSDYTATPSYAETVEYFRMLADKSPYAKILNFGVSHQNRNIICLVVSETKEFTPKRTRKSPKSIVLINNGLHPGEIDGKDASMMLLRDVLITQEKEYLLENITFLVVPVLNVDGHERMSPFNRPNQNGPITQGWRTNALNLNLNRDFMKADSAEIKSFLRLYAAWAPDLLIDTHVTNGMDYQYHLTYGLEKHQNLERRLSIWGNEVFLPNVIDAVEREGYLTAPYIETVTDNIEDGIKTWSYEPRYSTGYAALQNRLALLVESHSLKPYKERVFATKTMILESLEFINNNHKELKDLSRFADRRTIQKFFIEKKRYPILLAGNEESEPFTFKGFKTEVRESEITGSEIITYTDEKVEIEIQHFNKMEIAKTVKVPDAYLIPAEHKWLPRILKLHGIIFKHLDKGLELEVEKYKFSNVKFADSVYEGKFRASFDVTPFIETVTVPPGTFFIPVNQRTLRVILNLLEPLAPDSIASWGYFNALFETKEYIEDFVFEPIAAKMMEEDPRLREDFYFNLEEDEEFRNDPQARLEFFYKKSPYYENNEMIYPVMKVYDGKRYFNYFDRFK; from the coding sequence ATGCCTTACCATAATAATGAAAACATTGGCGAACAATGGCTGACACGCTTTGAAAAAAGCGACTATACGGCCACCCCGTCCTACGCCGAGACGGTTGAATATTTCCGCATGTTGGCGGATAAATCCCCCTACGCTAAAATTCTGAATTTTGGCGTTTCTCACCAGAACAGAAACATCATCTGTCTGGTTGTTTCTGAAACAAAGGAGTTTACTCCAAAGAGGACCCGCAAGAGCCCGAAATCGATTGTGCTCATCAACAACGGTCTCCACCCGGGTGAAATTGATGGCAAGGATGCCTCAATGATGCTCCTAAGGGATGTCCTCATCACTCAGGAGAAAGAGTACCTTCTCGAAAACATCACTTTCCTCGTTGTCCCCGTGCTTAATGTCGATGGTCACGAACGGATGAGCCCGTTTAACAGGCCCAACCAGAACGGACCGATCACTCAAGGCTGGAGAACCAATGCCCTGAACCTCAATCTGAACCGTGACTTTATGAAAGCCGACAGTGCTGAAATAAAATCATTCCTCAGATTATACGCTGCATGGGCTCCCGATCTCCTCATAGATACACATGTTACCAACGGCATGGACTATCAGTATCACCTGACCTATGGGCTGGAAAAGCATCAAAACCTCGAAAGACGACTCTCGATCTGGGGTAATGAAGTTTTCCTTCCCAATGTTATCGATGCTGTTGAAAGAGAAGGTTACCTCACTGCACCATACATCGAAACCGTAACTGACAATATAGAAGACGGCATCAAAACCTGGTCATACGAACCAAGATACTCTACAGGATATGCTGCTCTTCAAAACAGACTTGCACTTCTTGTCGAATCTCACTCCCTCAAACCATACAAAGAGAGAGTTTTCGCGACCAAAACGATGATCCTCGAGTCCCTCGAGTTCATCAACAACAACCATAAAGAATTAAAAGATCTGAGCCGCTTCGCAGACAGAAGAACCATTCAGAAATTCTTCATTGAAAAGAAAAGATATCCCATTCTGCTCGCAGGAAACGAGGAATCGGAACCATTTACATTTAAAGGTTTTAAAACCGAAGTTCGTGAAAGCGAAATCACCGGCAGCGAGATAATCACATATACTGATGAAAAAGTTGAAATTGAAATTCAACACTTCAACAAAATGGAGATTGCAAAAACCGTTAAGGTTCCCGATGCATATCTGATTCCAGCAGAACATAAATGGCTGCCGAGAATTCTGAAGCTCCATGGAATTATCTTCAAGCACCTCGACAAAGGTCTTGAACTCGAAGTCGAGAAGTATAAATTCTCTAATGTGAAGTTTGCTGACAGTGTCTATGAGGGCAAGTTCAGAGCCTCTTTCGATGTTACTCCGTTTATCGAGACCGTTACCGTTCCCCCCGGAACTTTCTTCATCCCCGTTAACCAGAGAACTCTTAGAGTAATACTGAACCTCCTTGAACCGCTCGCTCCCGATTCAATAGCAAGCTGGGGCTATTTCAATGCTCTCTTCGAGACCAAGGAATACATCGAAGACTTCGTTTTTGAGCCAATAGCTGCAAAAATGATGGAAGAAGACCCCCGTCTTAGAGAAGATTTCTACTTCAACCTCGAAGAAGATGAAGAATTCAGAAACGACCCTCAAGCCAGACTTGAGTTCTTCTACAAGAAATCACCCTATTACGAAAACAACGAAATGATCTATCCCGTCATGAAAGTTTATGACGGAAAAAGATACTTCAACTACTTCGACCGGTTCAAATAA
- a CDS encoding DUF559 domain-containing protein: MKVPPKIFNEATSCARELRKNATESEEILWNILRDRKIIGIKFYRQRPVYYLVNDKIYFFIVDFCADELKLIIEADGGYHEEIEEKDHLRDNVLEAMGYSILHFTNHQILDDRETIILTIKLTIKGLKSKNV, translated from the coding sequence ATGAAAGTACCACCTAAAATTTTTAATGAAGCCACTTCATGTGCAAGAGAGCTTCGAAAAAATGCTACTGAGTCGGAAGAAATTCTTTGGAATATCCTCAGAGACAGGAAGATCATTGGCATCAAGTTTTACAGGCAAAGACCGGTATATTATTTAGTTAATGATAAAATATACTTTTTTATTGTAGATTTTTGTGCTGATGAGTTAAAACTAATCATCGAAGCTGATGGAGGATATCACGAGGAGATTGAAGAAAAAGATCATTTGCGTGATAATGTTTTAGAAGCAATGGGATATAGCATACTCCATTTTACAAATCATCAGATACTTGACGATCGCGAAACTATTATCTTGACAATAAAATTAACGATAAAAGGATTAAAAAGTAAAAATGTTTAA
- a CDS encoding DUF192 domain-containing protein — protein MKKQNIKNKNVTNSAGSAGNKSLLVKIGVGVLIVAVAALLVVPNLMKSKRTTSADEIVEVPFTKEGSVTLSDSTGKKKITIDAEFADTEYDRQRGLMFRKSMLETQGMLFVFPVEEMQSFWMRNTYISLDMIFIDANKKIVTIHKNTKTLSDQSYASTKPAKYVLEVTGGFCDRHGVVEGDKVDY, from the coding sequence TTGAAAAAACAAAATATCAAGAACAAAAATGTAACAAATTCCGCGGGAAGTGCGGGCAACAAAAGCCTTCTTGTGAAGATTGGTGTTGGTGTGTTGATTGTTGCCGTGGCGGCATTGCTGGTTGTGCCGAACCTGATGAAGAGCAAACGCACCACTTCCGCAGATGAGATTGTGGAAGTACCATTTACAAAAGAGGGAAGTGTAACCCTGAGCGACTCAACGGGTAAAAAGAAAATTACGATAGATGCCGAGTTTGCCGATACCGAGTATGACCGTCAGCGCGGATTGATGTTCCGGAAATCGATGCTTGAAACGCAGGGGATGCTGTTTGTTTTCCCGGTTGAGGAAATGCAGTCATTCTGGATGAGGAATACCTATATCTCCCTCGATATGATTTTCATCGATGCCAACAAGAAGATTGTGACGATTCATAAAAACACCAAAACTCTGAGCGATCAGAGTTATGCGAGTACCAAGCCGGCGAAATATGTGCTTGAGGTTACGGGCGGGTTTTGTGACCGCCACGGGGTGGTTGAGGGGGACAAGGTTGATTATTAA